One Brevibacterium spongiae DNA segment encodes these proteins:
- a CDS encoding phosphoribosyl-ATP diphosphatase, whose product MKTFETLYAELQQKSIDRPAGSKTVAELDAGVHAIGKKVVEEAAEVWMAAEYESKDELAEEISQLLYHVQVMMIAKGLTLDDVNTHL is encoded by the coding sequence GTGAAGACCTTTGAGACTCTCTACGCCGAACTCCAGCAGAAATCCATCGATCGACCGGCCGGTTCGAAGACCGTGGCCGAACTCGACGCCGGAGTCCATGCGATCGGCAAGAAGGTCGTGGAAGAGGCCGCCGAGGTGTGGATGGCCGCCGAATACGAATCGAAGGACGAGCTCGCCGAGGAGATCTCACAGCTGCTCTACCACGTGCAGGTGATGATGATCGCCAAGGGACTCACCCTCGACGACGTCAACACCCACCTCTGA
- a CDS encoding primosomal protein N', whose protein sequence is MDEPLPIDTGTSAEGQVPLASENPVARVLIDHPVPHLARTFDYAVPEKLAEAALPGVRVRVKFAGRLRDGYLLERVDSSDHVGPLATIQRLSGPVQVLGPELLALCEATARRYGGTLADVLRLAIPPRHARGEKAVLKAAQTPAAQTPAAQSTAAQTDAGQTSAEETEAGPAGDGTDTGPEADLLGRLGEWVLSSETEPRQTDPAAAPPRRRALAATPGPTPGLSWIRAGLEAARATLEAGKSVLWLVPDHRELLVLQASLTAANLTDFSVLSADQSPEQRWQAWLRGLLGHTRMTIGTRAAAFAPLTELGLIICTDDANRSYLDQHAPYPHAREVSLLRSTIEDTELLFVSTDRSAEVQRLVEIGWLSDITPTGPARRHAAPVVFVPDEDRDPFAWQRIPSRAWQIMRTALRPRPRDGGVPGPVLVQVPRSGYYPVFACARCQEVARCPRCQETLTTQSEVGPFACRSCGYHSETFSCARCRSNQVRSIVRGRARTVEELRRALPDTEIVESGGDDITTVLDETPRLVVATTGAEPYVIGGYAAAILLDSLWPGPWMRSVDESVARRLRAAALVRSRDEGGTVYLGDEDEVIRSTLTAFDPATAMSRQLADRKVLGFPPYRRILELTGAGADIDAVLAELSEVGELDELLREEAEDGQRSVSAYPIAAGDRVGSRVAEITASRSAKKQPQVRVRIDDPRSL, encoded by the coding sequence GTCCTCATCGACCATCCCGTCCCACACCTGGCGCGGACGTTCGACTATGCGGTTCCTGAGAAGCTCGCCGAGGCGGCCCTGCCCGGGGTGCGTGTGCGCGTGAAGTTCGCCGGTCGGCTCCGGGACGGCTACCTGCTGGAACGCGTCGACTCCTCCGACCACGTCGGTCCGCTGGCGACGATCCAAAGGCTCAGCGGTCCTGTGCAGGTCCTCGGACCCGAGCTGCTCGCCCTGTGCGAAGCCACGGCACGCCGCTACGGGGGGACGCTGGCCGATGTGCTGCGCTTGGCGATTCCGCCCCGCCACGCCCGCGGTGAGAAGGCAGTCCTCAAGGCCGCACAGACTCCGGCCGCACAGACTCCGGCCGCACAATCCACGGCCGCACAGACCGATGCCGGGCAGACCTCCGCCGAGGAGACTGAGGCCGGACCAGCGGGGGACGGCACGGACACCGGACCTGAGGCGGATCTGCTCGGCCGCCTCGGCGAATGGGTTCTCAGCTCTGAGACCGAACCGCGGCAGACGGACCCTGCCGCGGCACCGCCCCGCCGTCGGGCACTGGCCGCCACCCCCGGGCCGACGCCCGGGCTGAGCTGGATCCGGGCCGGGCTGGAGGCGGCCAGGGCGACCCTCGAGGCAGGGAAGTCCGTGCTGTGGCTCGTGCCCGACCACCGTGAGCTCCTCGTTCTGCAGGCGAGTCTGACCGCCGCGAATCTCACCGACTTCTCCGTCCTCAGCGCCGATCAGTCACCCGAACAGCGGTGGCAGGCATGGCTGCGCGGCCTGCTCGGGCACACCCGCATGACCATCGGCACACGCGCCGCCGCCTTCGCTCCGCTCACCGAGCTCGGCCTCATCATCTGCACCGACGACGCCAACCGCAGCTATCTCGACCAACATGCGCCCTACCCGCACGCCCGCGAGGTCAGCCTCCTGCGTTCGACGATCGAAGACACCGAACTGCTCTTCGTCTCCACCGACCGCAGCGCCGAGGTGCAGCGCCTCGTCGAGATCGGATGGCTGAGCGACATCACCCCGACCGGGCCCGCACGACGCCACGCCGCTCCCGTCGTCTTCGTCCCCGACGAAGACCGCGACCCCTTCGCCTGGCAGCGCATCCCCAGCCGGGCCTGGCAGATCATGCGCACGGCGCTGCGCCCGCGACCGCGCGACGGCGGAGTGCCCGGACCCGTGCTCGTCCAAGTGCCCCGCTCCGGCTATTATCCAGTGTTCGCCTGCGCCCGCTGCCAGGAAGTGGCCCGCTGCCCCCGCTGCCAGGAGACACTGACCACGCAGTCGGAGGTCGGCCCCTTCGCCTGCCGCTCCTGCGGATACCACTCGGAGACCTTCAGCTGCGCGCGATGCCGGTCGAACCAGGTGCGCTCCATCGTGCGCGGGCGGGCCCGCACGGTCGAGGAGCTGCGTCGAGCGCTGCCCGATACGGAGATCGTCGAATCCGGGGGAGACGACATCACCACCGTCCTCGACGAGACACCGCGACTCGTCGTCGCCACCACCGGTGCCGAACCCTATGTGATCGGCGGCTACGCGGCAGCGATCCTACTCGACTCGCTGTGGCCGGGACCGTGGATGCGCTCGGTCGATGAGAGCGTGGCCAGGCGACTGCGCGCGGCAGCTCTCGTGCGCTCCCGCGATGAGGGCGGAACCGTCTACCTCGGCGACGAGGACGAGGTCATCCGCTCGACCCTGACCGCATTCGACCCGGCCACCGCGATGTCGCGCCAACTGGCCGACCGGAAGGTGCTCGGATTCCCTCCCTACCGGCGCATCCTCGAACTCACCGGAGCCGGTGCCGATATCGACGCCGTCCTGGCCGAGCTGAGCGAAGTGGGCGAACTCGACGAGCTGCTGCGTGAGGAAGCCGAAGACGGTCAGCGCAGCGTCAGCGCATACCCGATCGCCGCCGGCGACAGGGTCGGCTCACGCGTGGCGGAGATCACCGCATCCCGTTCGGCGAAGAAGCAGCCGCAGGTCCGTGTGCGCATCGACGATCCCCGGTCGCTGTGA
- a CDS encoding PH domain-containing protein, translating to MAPAESDLRVFRPRQVRVIGIVGAIAVTLGFAVLSVALLVVDWEPWTVLDMVWMNLLGILFGAALLRIADIQARPSETGLVVKNMVRTRHFDWGQILGVSFSPVGDDPWPLLDLTDGTTCAVMAIQHADGPRAQEEVARLRMLISRSTHFKED from the coding sequence TTGGCGCCTGCCGAATCTGATCTGCGCGTCTTCCGGCCCCGACAGGTGCGCGTCATCGGCATCGTCGGCGCCATCGCCGTGACCCTGGGCTTCGCCGTCCTGTCCGTGGCTCTGCTCGTCGTGGACTGGGAACCCTGGACCGTGCTCGACATGGTATGGATGAACCTGTTGGGCATTCTCTTCGGAGCCGCCCTGCTGCGCATCGCGGACATCCAGGCCCGACCCAGCGAGACCGGACTCGTGGTCAAGAACATGGTGCGCACCCGGCACTTCGACTGGGGGCAGATCCTCGGCGTGAGTTTCTCACCCGTCGGCGACGATCCCTGGCCGCTGCTCGACCTCACCGACGGCACCACGTGCGCGGTGATGGCGATCCAGCATGCCGACGGGCCCCGCGCCCAAGAGGAGGTCGCACGATTGCGTATGCTCATCAGCAGAAGCACCCACTTCAAGGAGGATTAG
- a CDS encoding nicotinamide mononucleotide transporter family protein: MDLFDWLNTPAFELLGKPVPFSDLFGNLCALATVVLALRRNILSWPVQILGSILLFSASVSAGLGGNASRQVVIIVAAVWGWTQWRKSQQTSGEVVVRWASWKERGLLLAALLIGTAAFGWVLAQGGWSWNPYPDAYIFIGSVVAMYAQGRAIVEFWFVWLAVDLVGIPLAVAGGLVFSGAVYLFFLVMVVVGLIDWAKRSKQTISAPHRPATDIGRDPED, encoded by the coding sequence ATGGACCTGTTCGACTGGCTGAACACCCCCGCATTCGAATTGCTGGGCAAGCCCGTGCCCTTCTCCGATCTGTTCGGCAATCTCTGCGCACTGGCCACTGTGGTGCTCGCACTGCGCCGCAACATCCTGTCCTGGCCGGTGCAGATCCTCGGCTCGATCCTGCTGTTCTCCGCGAGCGTGTCAGCCGGCCTCGGCGGCAACGCCTCCCGCCAGGTCGTCATCATCGTCGCAGCGGTCTGGGGATGGACCCAGTGGAGGAAGTCCCAGCAGACCTCCGGCGAGGTCGTCGTCCGGTGGGCGAGCTGGAAGGAGCGCGGACTGCTGCTCGCGGCCCTGCTCATCGGCACCGCTGCCTTCGGGTGGGTGCTCGCGCAGGGCGGATGGTCCTGGAACCCGTACCCCGATGCCTATATCTTCATCGGCTCGGTCGTGGCCATGTACGCCCAAGGTCGCGCCATCGTCGAATTCTGGTTCGTCTGGCTGGCCGTCGACCTCGTGGGCATCCCCCTGGCCGTGGCCGGAGGGCTCGTCTTCTCCGGAGCCGTCTACCTCTTCTTCCTCGTCATGGTCGTCGTCGGCCTCATCGACTGGGCGAAACGCTCGAAGCAGACGATCTCGGCACCGCACCGACCGGCCACCGACATCGGCCGCGACCCCGAGGACTGA
- the rpe gene encoding ribulose-phosphate 3-epimerase — translation MAIDINPSILSSDFSDLRGELEKISTADMAHIDVMDNHFVPNLTFGPPVVERIQAISPIPLDAHLMIADADRNAPVYAEIGCASVTFHAEAAAAPVRLARELRKLGAKASLALKPATPIEPFIDLLGEFDQILIMTVEPGFGGQKFLDVCLPKIRRTREAISASGLEIRLQVDGGVSASTIDRVVDAGADVLVAGSAVYGAEDAAAAISELRTLAAAHTH, via the coding sequence ATGGCAATCGACATCAATCCCTCCATCCTGTCCTCGGACTTCTCCGATCTGCGCGGTGAACTGGAGAAGATCAGCACCGCGGACATGGCTCATATCGACGTCATGGACAACCATTTCGTCCCCAACCTCACCTTCGGCCCTCCCGTCGTCGAACGGATCCAGGCGATCTCCCCGATCCCGCTCGACGCCCACCTGATGATCGCCGACGCCGATCGCAACGCACCTGTGTACGCAGAGATCGGGTGCGCCTCGGTGACCTTCCACGCCGAGGCGGCCGCCGCTCCCGTACGGCTGGCCAGGGAACTGCGCAAGCTCGGTGCCAAAGCCAGCCTCGCACTCAAGCCCGCGACCCCGATCGAGCCCTTCATCGACCTCCTCGGCGAATTCGACCAGATCCTCATCATGACCGTCGAACCCGGATTCGGCGGCCAGAAGTTCCTCGATGTGTGCCTGCCGAAGATCCGCCGCACGCGTGAGGCGATCTCGGCCTCCGGACTCGAGATCCGTCTGCAGGTCGACGGGGGAGTCTCGGCGTCGACGATCGACCGCGTCGTCGACGCCGGCGCCGACGTCCTCGTGGCCGGCTCCGCCGTCTACGGAGCCGAGGACGCGGCCGCGGCGATCAGCGAACTGCGCACCCTGGCCGCCGCCCACACCCACTGA
- the hisG gene encoding ATP phosphoribosyltransferase — translation MLRVAVPNKGALSEAASDMLSEAGYSTRRGTKTLVHQDEVNGVEFFYLRPRDIAVYVGSGILDAGITGRDLLLESKAEADEVLGLGFGASRFFYAGTVGSFTSPEQLAGARIATSFPNLVDADLAKRGIDATTVQLDGAIEVSIQLGVADAIADVVETGSTLRAAGLETFGEPLLESEGVLIQRAGAAERIEVLKRRLESVMVARQYVLVDYNIEERLVPEAISLTPGLESPTVSPLQETGWVAVRVMVEAKEVNNVMDRLYGVGARAILVTNIGACRI, via the coding sequence ATGCTGCGTGTAGCCGTGCCCAACAAGGGCGCACTGTCCGAAGCCGCCTCCGACATGCTCAGCGAGGCCGGATACTCCACTCGACGCGGAACCAAGACACTCGTCCATCAGGACGAGGTCAACGGGGTCGAATTCTTCTACCTGCGTCCCCGCGACATTGCCGTCTACGTCGGCTCCGGCATCCTCGACGCCGGCATCACCGGTCGTGACCTGCTGCTGGAGTCGAAGGCCGAAGCCGACGAGGTCCTCGGACTCGGATTCGGAGCCTCCCGCTTCTTCTACGCCGGCACCGTCGGCAGCTTCACCTCCCCGGAGCAGCTGGCCGGGGCACGCATCGCCACGAGCTTCCCGAACCTCGTCGACGCCGACCTCGCCAAGCGCGGAATCGACGCGACGACGGTGCAGCTCGACGGCGCCATCGAAGTCTCGATCCAGCTCGGCGTCGCCGACGCCATCGCCGACGTCGTCGAGACAGGATCGACGCTGCGGGCGGCAGGACTGGAGACCTTCGGTGAGCCGCTGCTCGAATCCGAAGGCGTGCTCATCCAGCGTGCCGGCGCCGCAGAGCGCATCGAGGTGCTCAAACGCCGCCTCGAATCCGTGATGGTCGCCCGGCAGTACGTGCTCGTCGACTACAACATCGAAGAGCGCCTCGTTCCCGAAGCGATCTCGCTGACCCCGGGACTCGAATCTCCGACCGTCTCACCGCTGCAGGAGACCGGCTGGGTGGCAGTGCGCGTCATGGTCGAGGCGAAGGAAGTCAACAACGTGATGGACCGGCTCTACGGCGTCGGTGCCCGAGCGATTCTGGTGACGAACATTGGCGCCTGCCGAATCTGA
- a CDS encoding RsmB/NOP family class I SAM-dependent RNA methyltransferase has product MAESSGTNGAPDGRRRGDRRAPRRDERRAPRDERSGKNLPRRIAWEVLLDVATKDAYANLLLPAKLARTHMAAQDAAFTTELTYGALRRQKFYDAVIEIASSRSIDAIDPEPLAAMRLGAHQLLSMRVPDHAALSETVAVVKRSAQKTAGFVNAVLRRISEATDDEWLARVTADSADTTRLAIAHSHPEWIVRALTQALKGHEREAGELEALLAADNVPAKVGVSALPGLIDRSELPGEATELSPIGVTLDTAVPRDVPAVADGRARVQDEGSALVALALAAVDAPAGIWADLCAGPGGKAAVLASVAAGDGTRLEAFDSSEHRVELVRDSTQALENVTAEVRDGRQARGPYAKVLVDVPCSGLGALRRRPEARYRRQPSDITALSGLQSELLDSALDACAPGGVVAYSTCSPHFAETVLIVDDVLRRRAKSGRDDVEILDAPAVLAEITGAEAESFASVTRGQGRFAQLWPHVHNTDGMFLALLRKAK; this is encoded by the coding sequence ATGGCCGAGTCATCAGGCACCAACGGGGCCCCGGACGGACGCCGTCGCGGCGACCGCAGAGCCCCACGACGGGACGAGCGCAGAGCCCCACGAGACGAGCGCAGCGGAAAGAATCTGCCCCGTCGCATCGCCTGGGAAGTGCTGCTCGACGTGGCGACGAAGGACGCGTATGCGAACCTGCTCCTGCCGGCGAAGCTCGCTCGCACCCACATGGCCGCTCAGGACGCCGCCTTCACCACCGAGCTGACCTACGGTGCGCTGCGGCGCCAGAAGTTCTACGACGCCGTCATCGAGATCGCCTCCTCCCGGTCGATCGACGCCATCGATCCCGAGCCCCTGGCCGCGATGCGCCTCGGCGCCCACCAGCTGCTGTCGATGCGCGTACCCGACCATGCGGCCCTGTCAGAGACCGTCGCCGTGGTCAAACGCTCGGCGCAGAAGACCGCCGGCTTCGTCAACGCAGTGCTGCGCCGCATCTCCGAGGCCACGGACGACGAGTGGCTGGCTCGGGTCACCGCGGACAGCGCGGACACGACACGTCTGGCGATCGCACACTCCCACCCCGAATGGATCGTCCGGGCATTGACCCAGGCACTGAAAGGCCACGAACGGGAAGCGGGTGAACTCGAGGCTCTGCTCGCCGCGGACAACGTTCCCGCGAAGGTCGGTGTCAGTGCATTGCCCGGACTCATCGATCGCTCCGAACTGCCCGGCGAGGCCACCGAACTCTCACCGATCGGCGTGACCTTGGACACTGCCGTGCCCCGCGATGTGCCGGCCGTGGCCGACGGGCGAGCCCGCGTCCAGGACGAGGGCTCGGCGCTGGTGGCCCTCGCACTGGCCGCAGTCGACGCCCCGGCAGGAATCTGGGCCGATCTGTGTGCCGGACCCGGCGGCAAGGCTGCCGTCCTCGCCTCGGTCGCCGCCGGTGACGGCACGAGGCTTGAGGCCTTCGACTCCAGCGAACACCGTGTCGAACTCGTCCGCGACTCCACTCAGGCACTCGAGAACGTCACCGCCGAAGTCCGCGACGGACGTCAGGCCCGCGGCCCGTATGCCAAGGTGCTCGTCGACGTGCCCTGCTCCGGGCTCGGCGCTCTGCGCAGGCGCCCCGAAGCCCGCTACCGCAGGCAGCCCTCGGACATCACTGCCCTGTCAGGACTGCAGAGCGAGCTGCTCGACTCCGCACTCGACGCGTGCGCGCCCGGGGGAGTGGTGGCGTATTCGACATGCTCACCTCACTTCGCCGAAACAGTGCTCATCGTCGACGACGTCCTGCGGCGACGCGCGAAGTCCGGGCGTGACGACGTCGAGATCCTCGACGCCCCGGCCGTGCTCGCGGAGATCACCGGCGCCGAGGCGGAATCGTTCGCCTCGGTCACCCGGGGTCAGGGCCGCTTCGCACAGCTGTGGCCCCATGTGCACAACACCGACGGAATGTTCCTGGCCCTCCTGCGAAAGGCGAAATGA
- a CDS encoding methionyl-tRNA formyltransferase — MDIVFAGTPDVAVPALEALAGSEHRIRAVLTRPDAPVGRKRVLTPSPVKTRALELGLDVIEADRLRGDVIAELRALEVDAVAVVAFGAIAGPAALATARLGWFNLHFSLLPAYRGAAPVQRALIDGARRSGVSVFRIDEGMDTGPVLRRLELDLDHPDVAAALDDYARRGAPELVAAMNDLAAGTAVETPQTGAASHAEKITVADAHLDLASPAARVIDRARGTSPAPGPWVEFGGKRTKLFGLAAPPDGIDAAGEAPVGTLTSWNKTPVLRCGDGWVTVAEIQPFGKPRMAAADFLRGHGDITFDPHQEA; from the coding sequence GTGGATATCGTCTTCGCTGGAACTCCGGATGTCGCAGTTCCCGCCCTTGAAGCCCTCGCCGGATCCGAGCACCGCATCCGCGCGGTGCTCACCCGACCCGACGCCCCGGTCGGACGCAAACGGGTGCTGACCCCCTCACCGGTGAAGACCCGGGCGCTCGAACTCGGCCTCGACGTCATCGAAGCCGACCGCCTGCGCGGAGACGTCATCGCCGAACTGCGCGCCCTCGAGGTCGACGCCGTCGCCGTGGTGGCCTTCGGCGCCATCGCCGGACCCGCCGCGCTGGCCACCGCCCGGCTGGGCTGGTTCAATCTCCATTTCTCACTCCTGCCGGCCTACCGCGGAGCCGCACCCGTGCAGAGGGCGCTCATCGACGGAGCCCGGCGCAGCGGAGTCAGCGTGTTCCGCATCGATGAGGGCATGGACACCGGTCCCGTGCTGCGGAGACTCGAACTCGACCTCGACCACCCTGATGTCGCAGCAGCGCTGGATGACTATGCCCGGCGCGGGGCGCCCGAACTCGTCGCCGCCATGAACGACCTGGCCGCCGGCACCGCGGTCGAGACCCCGCAGACCGGTGCGGCCAGCCATGCGGAGAAGATCACCGTCGCCGACGCCCATCTCGACCTGGCGTCCCCGGCAGCTCGAGTCATCGACCGTGCCCGCGGCACCAGCCCGGCACCCGGCCCCTGGGTCGAGTTCGGCGGGAAGCGCACCAAACTCTTCGGACTCGCCGCGCCGCCCGACGGCATCGACGCAGCCGGCGAGGCCCCGGTGGGCACCCTGACGAGCTGGAACAAGACCCCGGTCCTGCGCTGCGGCGACGGATGGGTCACAGTTGCGGAGATCCAACCCTTCGGCAAACCCCGGATGGCCGCCGCAGACTTCCTGCGCGGTCACGGCGACATCACCTTCGACCCCCATCAGGAAGCATAA